GCGGATCCTCCTCCAGACCGTGGAGAGCACCCGAGCCGACGAGGGACTCGAGCTGCTCGCGCTCCGGGCCGGGGAGGGACGACTCCGGCACCTCGGCGACGTGGACACGGCCGAGCAGGCCGCCCGAGCGCTCGACGCGGACCGTCTCGTCGTCGACCGGCGCGGCGGGCGCCGCGGCGGTCGACGCCCCGACGCCCACCCGCGCCCAGGCGTCCGCGACCGCCGTCCGCTCCGCGGAGTCGTCGCCGAACCGGGCGCCGGCGGCGGCGATCGTCGCCGCCGCGAACGCGGCGAAGTCGGCGTCCGCGGCGACGGCGCGCGTCTCGAGCACGTCGAACCAGATGCGGCCCGCACCCTCCCACGCGCTGCCGCCGATGGCCGTCGCCGCGAGGAAGAAGGCGTGGTTGGGGATGCCGGAGTTGATGTGGACGCCCCCGTTGTCGCTCGTCGTCTCGACGTAGCCGGCCATCGTCGCCGGCTGCGGGTCCTTGCCGAGCGCGTCGTCGTCGTATGCCGTGCCCGGGGCGCTCATCGAGCGCAGCGCCGAGCCGTTCACCCCCTCGGCGAAGATCCCCGCGCCGATGAGCCAGTCGGCCTGATCGGCCGTCTGCCCGAGCTCGCGCTGCTTCACGAGCGCGCCGACGACGTCGGCGACCGATTCGTTGAGCGCCCCGGACTGCCCCTGATAGACGAGATCGACGGTGGACTGGATGAGACCGTGGGCGAGCTCGTGCCCGACGACGTCGACGGCCCCCGTGAACGAGCGGAAGACGACGCCGTCCCCGTCGCCGAAGACCATGCGCTCGCCGTCCCAGAACGCGTTGTCGTAGCGCTCGCCGTAGTGCACGGTCGCGAGGAGGGGACGACCCGCCCCGTCGAGCGAATCGCGTCCGTACTCGTCGTTCAGCAGCTCCCACGTGCTGCCGAGCGCGTCGTACGCCTCGTCGACCGACGTGTCACCGGTCGGTCCGTCGCCTTCGCGGCGCACGGTCCTCCCCGGCAGCGTCGTCGTGCGTTCGGCGTCGGAGATCGTGCGCTGCGGCCCGGCCGCCGCGCTCGCCGCCCGGGCGCGCGGTGCGGGAGGCGCCGCGAGGGCGCGCCGGGAGCGCAGGTCGTCGTCGACCGTGAGCGTGCGCGAGGCGCACTGCGACACGGTGGCGCTCTCGTGTGCGGTCAGCCGTTCGAGGAGGAAGGGGGGGACGATTCCGCGCATGCGGCGACCCTACGGGATGAGTCGGACATCGGGGAGGGGTCAGCGTCGACGCGGGCTCTCGACGCCGCGCCTGATCCGCTGCAGCCGCGTCGACGCGTCGGCCGCCGACGTCACGACGAGCCGCGAGAGCTCCTGCTCGGCGTGGCCGTCGGCACGGTCGGCGAGGATCGCGATCGACAGCGATCCCGCGGGCGTCCCGTCGACGTCGAAGATGGGGGCGGCGATGCTGCTCGAGAACGGCACGCGCTCGCCCGCCGTCTTGGCCCATCCCCGCTCCCGGATCGCCGTCAGCCGCTCGCGGATCTCGATCGGGTCGGTCACGGTCGCCTCCGTGAACGCGGTGAGCTCGCCGCCGAGCACGTAGTCGACGTCGTCGTCGTCCATGAACGCGAGGATGCTGAGCCCGCTCGCACCGGACCACAGCGGGACCTGGTCGCCGATGCGGATCGTGATCCGGATGGGCCTGAAGCTCTCGATCTGCCCGACGTAGTGGCGACCGTGTCCGACCCGCTCGGTCACGGTCGTCGTCTCCCCGGTCACCTCGGCGAGGTGCGAGATGACGGGCATCGCGGCCGACCGCAGGGCGTCGCCGCGGGCGGCCTCCTGGCCGAGGGCGAGAGCGGCCGGGCCCAGCGCGTACTTGCGCGATCCGGCGTCGGCGCGGAGGAGTCCCTCGCGGACGAGCGTCTGCAGGATGCGATGGACGACGGCCTTGCTGAGGTCGCACGCGCGGGCGACCTCGGACACGCCCAGGGGCTGGCCGGCGCGGCCGAACGCCATGAGGATCCGGGCGACGCGCTCGGTCGTGGACGCCGGGGCGCCGGGCTCTGGGGTCATGGTCCTCCTTCTCGTGCGTCCACCCTATCCGCTTGACGTTTCATTGAACGGAACGAGTTAGGCGTGTTTCGGACGGTCGGAAACACGTCGTTTACATCGGGGCAATTTTTCGGCGGAATTTCCGGCGTAACGTCGCTGACGCCCCACCACAGACATCCGTCACTGTTCCGCACATCGAAACATCTTGACCGGAGTGGAACGTCAGCTTGAGGAGATCGCGTTGAAGACAGCATTCAGGACGCTCGGCGTCGCCGCCGGGCTCGCGGCGGGAGCCCTCGCCCTGAGCTCGTGCGCCGGCTCGGCCGTCGGACAGGCGCAGGACGATGCCGACGGCGGCGCGGAGGAGGTCGACGAGGTCGTCATCGGCTCGCTGCACCCGCTGAGCGGGGCGAACGCCGTCGACGGGCAGCAGATGTCGGATGCCGCGCAGATGGCCGTCGACGCGATCAACGAGGCAGGAGGCATCGAGTCCCTCGGCGGGGCGCAGCTCGTGCTCGAGGTGGCCGACACGCGCGGCGAGGCGGAGACGGGACAGAGCGAGGCGACCCGCCTCATCCAGGAGGGCGCCGCCGCGCTCGTCGGCTCCTTCCAGAGCGCGACGAGCGCGAACATCGCCTCGGTGGCCGAGCGCAACGGCGTGCCGTTCGTCATGGACGTCTCCGCGCTCGACTCGATCCTCGAGCAGGGGTACGCGTACTCCTTCCGCATCCAGCCCTCCGGCAGCATGATGGGCGCCCAGAGCGCCGCCTACCTCTCCGAGATGGGCGAGGCCGGCGGCAGCCCCGTCGAGAAGGTCGGATACCTCTACGAGCAGGGCAACTTCGGCGCCTCCGCATACGAGGCCTTCGCCGCCCGGGCCGCGGAGCTCGGCATCGAGGTCGACCCGGCGATCAGCTACGACCCGGCCTCGAGCGACCTCTCGACGCAGGTGCAGCAGGTGGCGGCGGCCGGAGCCGACGTGCTCGCGGTCTCCGGCTACTACAACGACAGCCTCGCGATCGCGCGCGCCGTGTCGTCCATCGCACCCGACATCGACGCGGTCTTCGGCGTCGCGAACGGCGGCTACGACCAGGCGCAGTTCGTGACCGACGCCCCCGCGGGCGGGGAGGGCTACCTGAACGCGAACTACCACTGGGACGTCACGAATCCCGAGGCGCAGGACCTCGCCTCGGGGTTCGAGGAGGAGTTCGGCGAGCCGATCCGCACGAGCGCGGTGCTCACCTACGACGCCGTCATGCTCATCGCGCAGGCGATCGAGGAGGCCGGCAGCGCCGACCCCGCCGACATCCGCGACGCGATCGCCGAGTCGGGCTATGAGCCCCTCGTCGTGAACGACGGACCCGTGTCGTTCGACGAGACCGGTCAGAACGCCAACGCCTCCGTCGTCGTGATGCAGGTGCAGGACGGCTCGGTGCTCCAGGTGTTCCCCGACGACCTCGCGGAGGCCGGCGTCGTCTACCCCGCACCCGTCGGCTGACCCGGTCAGGAGCCAGCCCATGTCGACTCAGACCGTCGCCCCGGCCGCGACCGCATCGGTCGTCGGTCCTCCCGAGCGCGCCCGCGCGTCCGGGGGACCGTCGCCGCGCACGCTCCTCGTCACGCTCCTCGTCCTCGTCGTCGCCTCCGTCGTCGCGGGGCTCGTGTCCGGCAGCACCACCGTGCTGACGCAGGCCCTCGTCACGGGGCTGCTGACGGGCGGCGTCTACAGCCTGGTCGCCATGGGGCTCACCCTCGTCTACGGGGTGCTGCACATCATCAACTTCGCCAACGGCGCGATGGTGGCGCTCGCGATGTACATCACCTTCGCCGTCGTCGACGCGACGGGGATGCACCCCTACGCGACCCTGCTCATCACGGTGCCGGCGATGTTCCTCCTGGGAGCGGCGATGCAGACGACGCTGCTCAACCCGATCATGAAGGCGCCCATCCAGACCCAGCTCCTCGTGACGATCGGGCTCGCGCTGGCGATCGAGAACGGGCTGCTGCTCGTCTTCGGGCCCAATCCGCGGTCGGTGCGGCTGCCGGGCGGCGCGGGGGTCTCGATCCTCGGCGCGACGGTCGACACGAGCCGGATCTTCGCCTTCGCCGGCGCGCTCGTCCTCGTGGCCGTCCTCTGGATCGTGCTGCAGAGGACCCCCGTCGGCACCGCCATCCGCTCGGTCGCGGCGAACCCGGAAGGGGCCCGCCTCGTGGGCATCGACATCCGGTCGATCTACGTGCTCACCTTCGCGCTCGGCGCGGCGGCCGCCGGCGCCGCCGGCACGCTCGTCGCCCCGTTCACCACGATCGAGCCCACCGCGGGCTCGGTCTTCAACCTGACCGCGTTCGTGGTCGTCGTGCTCGGCGGGATGGGCAACGTGCCCGGCGCCCTCGTGGGCGGCCTCATCGTCGGGCTGACCGAGCAGCTCGGCGGACTGATCCTCCCGGGCCAGTCGCCCCTGCTCGCCGTGTTCGCGGTCTTCCTCGTCGTGCTCTTCGCCAAGCCGCGCGGCATCTTCGGGAGGGCGTCATGACCGTCACCGCACCCGCGCCCGCGGAGTCGGCGAGGAGCACGCCCGTCGTGCCGCCTCGTGTCGTCGCGCGGCGCTCGCCCTGGCTCCGGCAGTACGTCGCGCTGGCCGCGCTCGCCGCCGTCGGCATCGCCCTCCCGTTCGTCCTGCCGTCGGCCGAGCTCGCCATCGCGATGCGCGTCGTGATCTTCGCCCTCATGGGGATCGGCTGGAACATCATGAGCGGCTTCGGCGGGATGTTCAGCTTCGGGCACGCCGCCTACTTCGGCATCGGCGCGTACGTCACCGCCGTCCTGCTCGTCGACTTCGGGGTGTCGCCGTGGATCGGCCTGGTCGCGGGCATGGCCGTGGCGGCGGGCGCGGGGGTCGGCATCAGCTACCTCGCCCTTCGCTACAAGCTCACGGGCGCGTACTACGCCCTCTCGACGTTCGCCTTCGCCGAGATGCTGCGCCTCTTCGTCGTCGGCAACGACGGCCTCAGGCGCACCGTCGGGTTCACCGTGCCCGTGCAGCAGGGCGAC
This window of the Microbacterium sp. AB genome carries:
- a CDS encoding ABC transporter substrate-binding protein, which gives rise to MKTAFRTLGVAAGLAAGALALSSCAGSAVGQAQDDADGGAEEVDEVVIGSLHPLSGANAVDGQQMSDAAQMAVDAINEAGGIESLGGAQLVLEVADTRGEAETGQSEATRLIQEGAAALVGSFQSATSANIASVAERNGVPFVMDVSALDSILEQGYAYSFRIQPSGSMMGAQSAAYLSEMGEAGGSPVEKVGYLYEQGNFGASAYEAFAARAAELGIEVDPAISYDPASSDLSTQVQQVAAAGADVLAVSGYYNDSLAIARAVSSIAPDIDAVFGVANGGYDQAQFVTDAPAGGEGYLNANYHWDVTNPEAQDLASGFEEEFGEPIRTSAVLTYDAVMLIAQAIEEAGSADPADIRDAIAESGYEPLVVNDGPVSFDETGQNANASVVVMQVQDGSVLQVFPDDLAEAGVVYPAPVG
- a CDS encoding branched-chain amino acid ABC transporter permease, producing the protein MSTQTVAPAATASVVGPPERARASGGPSPRTLLVTLLVLVVASVVAGLVSGSTTVLTQALVTGLLTGGVYSLVAMGLTLVYGVLHIINFANGAMVALAMYITFAVVDATGMHPYATLLITVPAMFLLGAAMQTTLLNPIMKAPIQTQLLVTIGLALAIENGLLLVFGPNPRSVRLPGGAGVSILGATVDTSRIFAFAGALVLVAVLWIVLQRTPVGTAIRSVAANPEGARLVGIDIRSIYVLTFALGAAAAGAAGTLVAPFTTIEPTAGSVFNLTAFVVVVLGGMGNVPGALVGGLIVGLTEQLGGLILPGQSPLLAVFAVFLVVLFAKPRGIFGRAS
- a CDS encoding IclR family transcriptional regulator; its protein translation is MTPEPGAPASTTERVARILMAFGRAGQPLGVSEVARACDLSKAVVHRILQTLVREGLLRADAGSRKYALGPAALALGQEAARGDALRSAAMPVISHLAEVTGETTTVTERVGHGRHYVGQIESFRPIRITIRIGDQVPLWSGASGLSILAFMDDDDVDYVLGGELTAFTEATVTDPIEIRERLTAIRERGWAKTAGERVPFSSSIAAPIFDVDGTPAGSLSIAILADRADGHAEQELSRLVVTSAADASTRLQRIRRGVESPRRR
- a CDS encoding protealysin inhibitor emfourin; the protein is MRGIVPPFLLERLTAHESATVSQCASRTLTVDDDLRSRRALAAPPAPRARAASAAAGPQRTISDAERTTTLPGRTVRREGDGPTGDTSVDEAYDALGSTWELLNDEYGRDSLDGAGRPLLATVHYGERYDNAFWDGERMVFGDGDGVVFRSFTGAVDVVGHELAHGLIQSTVDLVYQGQSGALNESVADVVGALVKQRELGQTADQADWLIGAGIFAEGVNGSALRSMSAPGTAYDDDALGKDPQPATMAGYVETTSDNGGVHINSGIPNHAFFLAATAIGGSAWEGAGRIWFDVLETRAVAADADFAAFAAATIAAAGARFGDDSAERTAVADAWARVGVGASTAAAPAAPVDDETVRVERSGGLLGRVHVAEVPESSLPGPEREQLESLVGSGALHGLEEDPPVPDAYTWRVEISQRIDVTLGERALPDDVLALLRSILDRGGRRRP